One genomic segment of Cottoperca gobio chromosome 21, fCotGob3.1, whole genome shotgun sequence includes these proteins:
- the cdk5r2b gene encoding cyclin-dependent kinase 5 activator 1 has protein sequence MGTVLSISPATKKASIMDAELAAGDGHKNDKSLKRHSMFVSLSWKKLVSNSAKKSAKKVTPNPLPARELPSTQVAQLNSENIRKTHKTEEKKPKAPIPVPVPTVPTQNKDAIVQNGKLCTVQKQPSNLSLVSPRRIIIQASTGELLRCLGDFMCRRCFKLKELNSGEVILWFRNIDRTLLLQGWQDQGFITPANVVFVYLLCEDTIEDSIGSPAELQGTFQTCLYLAYSYMGNEISYPLKPFMIESNKDVFWEMSLRIINRLSAKMLQLNSDPHFFTEVFQDLKNQRDTVEANLDR, from the coding sequence ATGGGTACCGTCCTCTCTATATCTCCTGCGACGAAGAAGGCGTCTATTATGGACGCCGAGCTCGCAGCAGGAGATGGACACAAAAATGACAAGAGCCTCAAGCGGCACTCGAtgttcgtctctctctcctggaaGAAGCTGGTGTCCAATTCGGCCAAGAAGAGTGCCAAGAAAGTGACCCCGAACCCGCTTCCCGCCCGCGAGCTCCCGTCAACCCAGGTGGCGCAGCTCAACAGCGAAAACATCAGGAAGACGCACAAAACCGAGGAGAAGAAACCCAAAGCGCCCATCCCGGTCCCGGTGCCCACTGTACCCACGCAAAACAAAGATGCTATCGTCCAGAATGGGAAGCTTTGCACGGTCCAGAAGCAGCCCAGCAACCTGTCTCTGGTGTCACCGAGGCGGATCATTATCCAGGCTTCAACCGGGGAGCTGCTTCGCTGTTTGGGGGACTTCATGTGCCGCAGGTGTTTTAAACTGAAAGAGCTAAACAGCGGAGAGGTGATCCTCTGGTTCCGAAATATCGATCGGACTCTTTTGCTGCAGGGCTGGCAGGATCAAGGCTTCATCACGCCGGCTAACGTGGTGTTTGTGTACCTGCTGTGCGAGGACACGATAGAGGACAGCATCGGCAGCCCGGCCGAGCTGCAGGGCACCTTTCAGACTTGCCTGTACCTCGCCTATTCCTACATGGGCAACGAGATCTCCTACCCGCTCAAGCCGTTCATGATCGAGTCGAACAAGGATGTTTTCTGGGAGATGTCGCTGCGGATCATCAACAGGCTGAGTGCCAAAATGCTGCAGCTGAATTCAGACCCGCACTTTTTCACTGAGGTCTTCCAGGACCTCAAAAACCAACGAGATACCGTCGAGGCAAACCTGGACCGCTGA